In Catenulispora sp. MAP5-51, the following proteins share a genomic window:
- a CDS encoding beta-class carbonic anhydrase translates to MASLLENNDWASHTYTPVPLGVPSARVIVVTCLDHRLDPARILGLEPGDAPVIRNAGGRVTESVVTDIAYLGFLARQVFGVEGPLFEIAVIHHTQCGTGFLADPGFRDRAADATGIPVRTLAATKVDDPAATVKQDVERLLASPLLPPGTSVSGHVYDVDTGRVSVVLETATGR, encoded by the coding sequence ATGGCCTCCCTGCTGGAGAACAACGACTGGGCCTCCCACACCTACACCCCGGTGCCGCTCGGCGTGCCCAGCGCCCGGGTGATCGTCGTGACCTGCCTGGACCACCGCCTGGACCCGGCCCGGATCCTGGGCCTGGAACCCGGCGACGCCCCCGTCATCCGCAACGCCGGCGGACGCGTCACCGAGTCCGTCGTCACCGACATCGCCTACCTGGGCTTCCTGGCCCGCCAGGTGTTCGGCGTCGAGGGACCGCTGTTCGAGATCGCGGTCATCCACCACACGCAGTGCGGCACCGGCTTCCTGGCCGACCCGGGCTTCCGGGACCGGGCCGCCGACGCGACCGGCATCCCGGTGCGGACGCTGGCCGCCACGAAGGTCGACGACCCGGCGGCGACCGTGAAGCAGGACGTCGAGCGCCTGCTCGCCTCGCCGCTGCTCCCGCCCGGGACATCCGTCTCAGGACACGTCTACGACGTCGACACCGGGCGGGTCAGCGTGGTGCTGGAGACGGCTACCGGAAGGTGA
- a CDS encoding TetR/AcrR family transcriptional regulator, whose amino-acid sequence MRADRSAAGNTRSAHPSARRPRGAVRDGLIAAGLELARTGGPDAVVLREATRIVGVVPNAAYRHFADRDELLAAVCLAAMDELGARMAAEVAQVSGVHGDPDAAFGRLAALGMAYLTFAREEPGLFATAFSVPEQHPYLPPDRASDDGSTPLDQLRDVLDELVDAGLLDPGRRAGIEVPVWSTVHGLAVLTGQGPLRAAPEEDLRVLTDRVLGFIGESLLAQGGSA is encoded by the coding sequence ATGAGAGCCGACCGATCCGCAGCCGGGAACACCAGGTCGGCCCACCCCTCGGCGCGCCGCCCGCGCGGCGCGGTCCGCGACGGCCTGATCGCCGCCGGCCTGGAACTGGCCCGCACCGGCGGCCCGGACGCCGTGGTGCTGCGCGAGGCGACCAGGATCGTCGGGGTCGTGCCGAACGCCGCCTACCGGCACTTCGCCGACCGCGACGAACTGCTGGCGGCCGTGTGCCTGGCGGCGATGGACGAGCTCGGCGCGCGGATGGCCGCAGAGGTGGCGCAGGTGTCCGGCGTCCACGGCGACCCCGACGCCGCCTTCGGCCGCCTGGCGGCGTTGGGCATGGCGTATCTGACGTTCGCGCGCGAGGAGCCGGGGCTGTTCGCGACGGCGTTCTCCGTGCCGGAGCAGCATCCGTACCTGCCGCCGGACAGGGCGTCCGATGACGGCTCGACGCCGCTGGACCAGCTGCGGGACGTGCTGGACGAACTGGTCGACGCCGGACTGCTGGACCCGGGCCGGCGGGCGGGGATCGAGGTCCCGGTGTGGTCGACGGTGCACGGCTTGGCGGTGCTGACCGGCCAGGGGCCGCTGCGGGCGGCGCCGGAGGAGGATCTCCGCGTGCTGACCGACCGGGTGCTCGGGTTCATCGGGGAGAGCCTTCTGGCTCAGGGTGGTTCCGCCTGA